One region of Candidatus Omnitrophota bacterium genomic DNA includes:
- a CDS encoding carbohydrate binding domain-containing protein — translation MKKAVFVAVFLCGLALVCAAGVARAASADFFTDVIDETSGQYMYAYGGGTTFEIEKTGSHSGEGCLKADFDCTQWSGAVVGRNPLIPPVDLTKFNKPAVEFWVKGAAGGENFEVLLIDADDNDGNKTEVGVMATPAYVKTTKEWQKVAIPFNVYPKKGQYWDNTSAKMVTDVNFNPAELKEIKFAVGPKYNIGKDSVIIYIDDLKIVDMP, via the coding sequence ATGAAGAAGGCGGTGTTTGTCGCGGTGTTTTTGTGCGGTTTAGCGCTGGTCTGCGCAGCCGGCGTGGCGCGCGCCGCATCAGCGGATTTTTTCACGGACGTCATCGATGAAACCAGCGGCCAGTATATGTATGCCTATGGCGGCGGGACGACTTTCGAGATCGAGAAGACGGGCTCTCACTCGGGCGAAGGGTGCCTGAAGGCGGATTTCGATTGCACGCAATGGTCGGGCGCGGTCGTAGGGCGGAATCCCCTGATCCCCCCGGTTGACCTGACAAAGTTCAATAAACCCGCGGTCGAGTTCTGGGTCAAGGGCGCCGCAGGCGGAGAGAATTTCGAGGTATTATTGATCGACGCCGATGATAACGACGGCAACAAGACCGAAGTTGGCGTGATGGCCACACCGGCTTACGTCAAGACCACAAAGGAGTGGCAGAAGGTGGCCATACCTTTTAACGTGTATCCCAAGAAAGGGCAGTATTGGGATAACACCTCGGCCAAGATGGTCACGGATGTCAATTTCAATCCTGCGGAACTCAAAGAAATAAAATTCGCCGTGGGGCCCAAATATAACATAGGCAAGGATTCCGTGATAATATACATCGACGACCTTAAGATAGTCGATATGCCGTAA
- the hydE gene encoding [FeFe] hydrogenase H-cluster radical SAM maturase HydE, whose protein sequence is MSNNYGDSLSYGNSNAEDIINYGNKYTVTEILSLEDEKPLRELYDLADGVRKKYAGDAILLRGLVEFSNYCAKSCYYCGLNASNKSLERYRLTKEEILNSVSQIAACKIKTVVLQSGEDPALKPEWLAALIKEIKSRYDIAVTLSVGERPREDYKLWKDAGADRYLLKIETSDKKLYDSLHCGMDFEDRLRCLRDLKGLGYETGSGIMVGLPGQTLRSIAADILFFKEWDFDMIGIGPFIPHGKTPLADNTAGDVNLVLKTLALTRIVTKRANLPATTALGSLSKDFRVEGLKAGANVLMPNFTPAPYKKLYEIYPNKRCISESAGSCAPCMESLAASIGRTIA, encoded by the coding sequence ATGTCTAATAATTATGGTGACAGCTTGTCCTATGGCAATTCGAATGCGGAGGATATAATTAATTATGGAAATAAGTATACTGTCACCGAAATTCTTTCGCTCGAGGACGAGAAACCGCTCCGCGAGCTTTATGATCTCGCCGACGGCGTTCGTAAAAAATACGCCGGCGACGCGATCCTCCTGCGCGGGCTCGTCGAATTCTCCAACTATTGCGCCAAGAGTTGCTATTATTGCGGGCTAAACGCCTCGAACAAGTCCCTGGAAAGATACCGCCTGACAAAAGAGGAAATACTCAACAGCGTTTCGCAGATAGCGGCCTGTAAAATAAAGACCGTCGTCCTGCAATCGGGCGAAGACCCGGCGCTCAAGCCGGAATGGCTCGCCGCTCTCATCAAAGAGATAAAATCAAGATATGATATCGCGGTGACCCTTTCGGTAGGGGAGAGGCCGCGCGAAGATTATAAATTATGGAAGGACGCCGGCGCGGACAGGTATCTCCTCAAGATCGAGACCTCCGACAAAAAACTCTACGATTCCCTCCATTGCGGGATGGATTTCGAGGACCGCCTGCGCTGCCTGCGCGACCTGAAAGGCCTTGGTTACGAGACCGGCTCGGGCATAATGGTCGGCCTACCCGGCCAGACTTTGCGCTCCATCGCCGCCGACATTTTGTTTTTCAAGGAATGGGATTTTGATATGATAGGCATCGGGCCTTTTATCCCGCACGGCAAGACGCCCCTGGCGGATAATACCGCCGGCGATGTAAACCTCGTCCTTAAAACACTGGCGCTCACCCGCATCGTCACGAAAAGGGCAAACCTCCCGGCGACCACCGCCCTCGGCAGTTTAAGCAAAGATTTCAGGGTAGAGGGGCTGAAAGCCGGCGCCAATGTTCTTATGCCCAACTTCACGCCCGCGCCTTACAAGAAATTATACGAGATCTATCCCAACAAAAGATGTATCAGCGAATCGGCCGGCTCCTGCGCCCCGTGCATGGAGTCCCTCGCCGCCTCGATCGGCCGCACCATCGCCTGA
- the hydG gene encoding [FeFe] hydrogenase H-cluster radical SAM maturase HydG codes for MKYIDENKIQELLNSAGKAGEDKIDAILDKSRSLKRLTLDETAALLAVNDPRLVKKIFEAAAYVKNAIYGNRVVLFAPLYISNFCANKCVYCAFQSGNPELKRKYLNAAEIREQVEWLLKRGHKRILVVAGESGVPGKSAIEYYTEAVEAAYSARVGQHYIKRVNINCAPLSIEDFKKLKAANIGTFQLFQETYHDETYRKCHLKGPKSDPDNRLDAIDRAFAAGIDDVGIGPLYGLYDYRFETLAMMMHIEHLEKKFNVGPHTISVPRIEPAVGSEFSLHPPYQVSDDDFKKLVAIIRLSVPYTGMILTTRETAQMRDEVISLGISQISAGSKTSPGGYSDSEKWDGQFATSDKRSLEELVGMLIEKNYIPSFCAACYRRERTGESFMSLAKPGLIKGMCSVNALVTFKEYLDDFASPQIKREGYKLIERETAKLDENSRGQISKLFAAVDSGLRDEYV; via the coding sequence ATGAAATACATAGACGAAAACAAGATACAGGAACTGCTCAACAGCGCGGGCAAAGCCGGCGAAGACAAGATCGACGCGATACTGGATAAGTCGCGCTCACTCAAGCGCCTTACTCTCGACGAGACGGCCGCGCTTCTGGCGGTCAATGACCCGCGCCTGGTAAAAAAGATATTCGAGGCCGCGGCTTACGTCAAGAATGCCATTTACGGCAACCGCGTCGTCCTGTTCGCGCCGCTTTATATCTCGAATTTTTGCGCGAACAAATGCGTCTATTGCGCGTTCCAGTCCGGCAATCCCGAATTAAAGAGGAAATACCTCAATGCCGCCGAGATCCGCGAGCAGGTCGAGTGGCTGCTGAAGAGGGGGCACAAGCGCATCCTCGTTGTCGCAGGCGAATCAGGCGTCCCCGGCAAGTCAGCTATTGAATATTATACAGAGGCGGTCGAGGCCGCGTATTCCGCGCGCGTAGGCCAGCACTATATAAAGAGGGTGAATATAAACTGCGCGCCGCTGTCGATAGAAGACTTCAAGAAACTCAAGGCCGCGAACATCGGCACGTTCCAGCTATTCCAGGAAACTTATCATGACGAAACTTACAGGAAATGCCATCTTAAAGGGCCGAAGAGCGACCCTGACAACCGCCTCGACGCCATCGACCGCGCTTTCGCGGCCGGCATAGACGATGTCGGCATCGGCCCGCTTTACGGGCTCTACGATTACAGGTTCGAGACGCTGGCGATGATGATGCACATCGAGCATCTTGAGAAAAAATTCAACGTCGGCCCGCACACGATATCTGTGCCGCGCATCGAGCCGGCGGTCGGTTCGGAATTTTCCCTGCACCCGCCTTACCAGGTCTCTGACGACGATTTCAAAAAACTCGTCGCGATCATCCGCCTGTCGGTCCCGTATACGGGAATGATACTTACGACCAGGGAGACGGCGCAGATGAGGGATGAGGTTATAAGCCTGGGCATTTCGCAGATAAGCGCCGGGTCGAAGACCTCGCCGGGAGGATATTCCGACAGCGAGAAGTGGGACGGGCAGTTCGCTACGAGCGACAAGCGCAGCCTCGAAGAGCTCGTCGGAATGCTCATCGAGAAGAATTATATCCCGAGTTTCTGCGCCGCGTGCTACCGCAGGGAGAGGACAGGGGAAAGCTTCATGAGTTTGGCAAAACCCGGCCTCATCAAGGGCATGTGCAGCGTCAACGCGCTCGTCACATTCAAGGAATACCTCGACGACTTCGCCTCACCCCAAATAAAGCGGGAAGGCTATAAACTTATCGAACGCGAGACCGCGAAACTCGACGAAAACTCCCGCGGCCAGATCTCGAAACTCTTCGCCGCCGTCGACTCCGGCCTCCGCGATGAATATGTCTAA
- the hydF gene encoding [FeFe] hydrogenase H-cluster maturation GTPase HydF yields MIKTPKSLRLQIGLFGRTNVGKSSFLNFVAGQDVAITSPVAGTTTDVVEKSMELLPVGPVVFLDTAGLDDISTLSDLRLKKTAKIFDRADIITLITEAGAWTGYEEKTVEEARKREIPLIIVINKADLKKPSDDFLAKMSAVTTRVMACSSLGYNETILDAGNTRDASVEKYKRFLLEICPDDFLKPPLLTGDLVPKGGIAVLIMPIDKEAPKGRLILPQVQTIRDVLDNDGISVVVKETEYLASLKTLSKRPDIVVCDSQVVLRMVKETPPDVKCTTFSIIFIRYKGDLVEMARGAAAIERLKPGDKVLIAEACSHHAIEDDIGRVKIPRWLNKFAGGEILFKVCSGRDYPGNLKEYKLIIHCGSCMITRREMLTRIEKAKEAGVPITNYGLAISLSQGVLERVLSPFPASLEAFINERERSVKGASR; encoded by the coding sequence ATGATAAAGACCCCGAAATCATTACGTTTGCAGATAGGCCTGTTCGGCAGGACAAACGTGGGCAAGTCCAGTTTCCTTAATTTTGTGGCCGGGCAGGACGTGGCCATAACGTCGCCGGTCGCCGGCACAACCACGGATGTCGTCGAGAAATCGATGGAGCTCCTTCCTGTGGGGCCTGTCGTATTCCTCGATACCGCCGGGCTCGATGACATATCGACGCTCTCCGACCTGCGCCTTAAGAAGACCGCAAAAATATTCGACAGGGCAGATATCATAACGCTTATAACCGAGGCCGGCGCCTGGACCGGATACGAGGAGAAGACCGTCGAAGAGGCGCGCAAGAGGGAGATCCCGCTGATAATAGTGATAAACAAGGCGGACCTGAAGAAGCCGTCGGACGACTTCCTCGCGAAGATGTCCGCAGTGACGACGCGCGTAATGGCGTGTTCATCCCTGGGCTACAACGAGACGATACTGGACGCCGGGAATACGCGCGACGCGAGCGTCGAAAAATACAAGAGATTCCTCCTCGAAATATGCCCCGATGATTTCCTGAAGCCGCCGCTTTTGACCGGGGACCTCGTGCCGAAAGGCGGCATCGCGGTATTGATAATGCCGATAGACAAGGAAGCGCCGAAAGGCCGGCTCATACTGCCGCAGGTCCAGACGATCCGCGACGTCCTCGATAACGACGGCATCTCGGTCGTGGTGAAGGAGACCGAATACCTCGCTTCGCTCAAGACTCTCTCAAAACGGCCGGATATCGTCGTCTGCGACTCACAGGTGGTCTTAAGGATGGTGAAAGAGACCCCTCCGGACGTAAAATGCACTACGTTCTCAATAATATTCATAAGATATAAGGGCGATCTCGTCGAGATGGCAAGGGGCGCCGCGGCAATAGAGCGGCTCAAGCCGGGCGACAAGGTGCTCATCGCCGAAGCGTGCAGCCACCATGCGATAGAGGACGATATCGGCCGCGTCAAGATACCTCGCTGGCTGAATAAATTCGCAGGCGGCGAGATATTATTCAAGGTATGCTCCGGGCGCGATTATCCCGGCAACCTAAAAGAATATAAACTGATAATACATTGCGGGTCGTGCATGATAACGCGCCGCGAGATGCTCACGAGGATAGAGAAGGCGAAAGAGGCGGGCGTGCCGATAACCAACTACGGCCTCGCGATATCGCTTTCTCAGGGAGTGTTGGAAAGGGTCTTGTCTCCTTTCCCCGCGTCCCTGGAGGCATTCATAAATGAAAGGGAAAGATCAGTCAAGGGGGCCAGCCGATGA
- a CDS encoding iron-only hydrogenase system regulator, which produces MNKRLGFMGIIVTDRNRQAGEVNKILSEFGNIIQGRMGIPYKERNCSIITLIVDATTDDVGALTGRLGLIPGVSVKSALSKGNK; this is translated from the coding sequence ATGAACAAGAGACTGGGATTTATGGGGATAATAGTGACGGACAGGAACAGGCAGGCGGGCGAGGTCAACAAGATCCTGTCGGAATTCGGAAATATCATCCAGGGGCGGATGGGCATTCCATACAAAGAGAGGAATTGTTCGATAATAACGCTCATAGTCGACGCGACGACCGACGATGTCGGCGCGCTGACCGGAAGGCTCGGGCTGATACCCGGCGTTTCGGTAAAATCCGCGCTCAGTAAAGGAAATAAATGA
- a CDS encoding NADH-dependent [FeFe] hydrogenase, group A6, protein MAKSIQAKINDIFIKVPEGTTILEAARSVQIKIPTLCKHPDLPPSASCGICVVKAKGSNKMLRACCTPLDEGMEITTHDPEIVAIRRSVLELILSNHPNDCLICGRNNNCELQKIVADFGISEEYFPKIKRDLPMDDSTKAVVLEPEKCILCGRCIYVCQEMQDVWALSFLQRGIKTRFSPAGDITLAESPCIKCGQCSAHCPTGAIVEYFDVPKVWKALENADKYCVVQIAPAVRASIGEAFGVAGKNYTGKLYALLRRLGFKAVFDTSFAADVTIMEEASEFEQRFVKGTKPLPLITTCCPSWVDFMEKFHTDMIEHFSSCKSPHEILGVLSKTYYAQKNNIDPSKIVMVSVMPCTAKKYEITRSDEMSASGYQDIDIVMTTRELALMIKQAGIDFMNLPDEESDTILGEYAGAGVIFGSTGGVMEAALRTANYFITGEELKKVDLDVVRGLKRVKEGEIEVGGKKVRVAVAHGMANVEYVLNKVREAKKAGKELPYHFIEVMACPGGCVGGGGQPYMVTDEVRTLRAAALYEDDKTKAVRCSHQNPYIKRLYKEFLEKPLSEKSEKLLHTTYKGRPVYKR, encoded by the coding sequence TTATAAAGGTCCCCGAGGGGACGACGATACTCGAGGCGGCAAGAAGCGTCCAGATAAAGATACCGACGCTCTGCAAGCACCCCGACCTGCCGCCGTCCGCTTCATGCGGCATCTGCGTCGTCAAAGCAAAGGGCTCGAACAAGATGCTCAGGGCCTGCTGCACCCCCTTAGACGAGGGTATGGAGATAACGACCCACGATCCCGAGATAGTCGCGATAAGGCGCAGCGTCCTCGAACTGATACTTTCGAACCACCCGAACGACTGCCTGATCTGCGGCCGCAACAATAACTGCGAGCTCCAGAAGATAGTCGCGGACTTCGGCATCTCCGAAGAATATTTCCCGAAAATAAAGCGCGACCTTCCGATGGATGACTCGACCAAGGCCGTCGTCCTCGAGCCGGAAAAATGCATTTTGTGCGGCAGGTGCATATATGTCTGCCAGGAGATGCAGGACGTATGGGCGCTCTCGTTCCTCCAACGCGGCATAAAGACAAGGTTCTCTCCGGCCGGCGATATAACGTTGGCCGAGTCGCCGTGCATAAAGTGCGGCCAGTGCTCGGCGCATTGCCCGACCGGCGCTATCGTCGAATATTTCGACGTGCCGAAGGTCTGGAAGGCGCTCGAGAATGCCGATAAATATTGCGTAGTGCAGATCGCCCCGGCAGTCAGGGCCTCCATAGGAGAGGCGTTCGGAGTCGCGGGAAAGAATTACACGGGGAAATTGTACGCGTTATTGAGGAGGCTCGGTTTCAAGGCCGTATTCGATACGAGCTTCGCGGCCGATGTCACTATTATGGAAGAGGCGAGCGAGTTCGAGCAGAGGTTCGTGAAAGGCACGAAGCCGCTTCCATTGATCACGACCTGCTGCCCGTCGTGGGTGGATTTCATGGAGAAGTTCCACACGGATATGATAGAGCATTTTTCGTCCTGTAAGTCGCCGCACGAGATACTAGGCGTGCTCTCCAAAACATATTATGCCCAAAAGAACAACATAGACCCTTCTAAGATAGTCATGGTCTCGGTAATGCCCTGCACCGCCAAGAAATACGAGATAACCAGGAGCGACGAGATGTCCGCCTCGGGTTACCAGGATATAGATATCGTCATGACGACAAGGGAGCTCGCGCTGATGATAAAACAGGCGGGCATAGATTTCATGAACCTTCCCGATGAAGAATCGGACACGATACTCGGCGAATACGCGGGCGCCGGCGTCATCTTCGGCTCGACCGGCGGCGTCATGGAAGCCGCGTTAAGGACAGCGAATTATTTCATAACCGGAGAAGAACTGAAGAAAGTCGACCTCGATGTTGTCAGGGGCCTGAAGAGGGTCAAAGAGGGCGAGATCGAAGTCGGCGGCAAGAAAGTCCGCGTCGCGGTCGCGCACGGCATGGCGAACGTCGAGTACGTCCTGAATAAAGTAAGGGAAGCGAAGAAGGCCGGCAAGGAATTGCCCTACCATTTCATAGAAGTAATGGCCTGCCCGGGCGGCTGCGTCGGCGGCGGCGGACAGCCCTACATGGTGACCGACGAAGTCAGGACGCTCAGGGCCGCGGCGCTATATGAAGACGATAAGACAAAAGCGGTGCGCTGCTCGCACCAGAACCCGTATATAAAGAGGCTTTACAAGGAATTCCTGGAGAAGCCGTTGAGCGAGAAATCCGAGAAACTTCTCCACACGACATATAAAGGACGGCCTGTCTATAAGAGATAG